One window from the genome of Halostella litorea encodes:
- a CDS encoding Rieske (2Fe-2S) protein produces MDERDRIADLDAVPDDGTLLCTVRDGFDEEEVILTRLGGDGSVTAWRNFCPHWTDVRLDKGSGASVRDGELLCAKHGATFRPGDGECTHGPCEGAALDAVDVTVADGGVFLTDDRYEFDGLGPASDVDLSTGGRIDFSGN; encoded by the coding sequence ATGGACGAGCGCGACCGCATCGCGGACCTGGACGCCGTGCCCGACGACGGCACGCTGCTCTGTACCGTCCGGGACGGCTTCGACGAGGAGGAGGTGATCCTGACCCGACTCGGCGGCGACGGGTCGGTGACCGCCTGGCGCAACTTCTGTCCGCACTGGACCGACGTGCGACTCGACAAGGGGTCGGGCGCGTCGGTCCGCGACGGGGAACTGCTCTGTGCGAAACACGGCGCGACGTTCCGGCCCGGCGACGGCGAGTGCACCCACGGCCCCTGCGAGGGCGCGGCGTTGGACGCCGTCGACGTGACCGTCGCCGACGGCGGGGTGTTCCTCACCGACGACCGCTACGAGTTCGACGGCCTCGGCCCCGCGAGCGACGTGGATCTCTCGACGGGGGGCCGGATCGACTTCTCCGGGAACTAG
- a CDS encoding protein translocase SEC61 complex subunit gamma: protein MKVPYDLTSYVRVLKMASTPSWEEFSQIAKIAGAGILLVGLLGFLIYIVMTFVPGA from the coding sequence ATGAAAGTCCCATACGACCTCACCTCGTACGTGCGGGTGCTGAAGATGGCCAGCACCCCGTCCTGGGAGGAGTTCTCCCAGATCGCCAAGATCGCCGGGGCAGGCATCCTGCTCGTCGGTCTGCTCGGCTTCCTGATCTACATCGTGATGACGTTCGTTCCGGGGGCCTGA
- a CDS encoding PHP-associated domain-containing protein, whose amino-acid sequence MTERDEVRVDMHVKVLDERVVRRAKERGLDALVYAPHFTRLPDIEAAADAYSDDDLTVIPGREVFTGDWRNRQHLLAVGLTDPIPDFITLEGAIAELRRQDAAVLVPHPEFLNVSLSESSIRQYRDAIDGVETYNPKMTDRGNRRARTVAVRQDLPPYGSSYAHRVATVGEAWTAFDREALDGEVTGQSVVAALQGGAPRRVEHRHGFAHRRRRFAEQAHLAWENTWGKIDRVFLSGTEPTHPRHIAYDGAFDDVAAY is encoded by the coding sequence GTGACGGAGCGCGACGAGGTTCGGGTCGACATGCACGTGAAGGTACTCGACGAGCGCGTCGTCCGCCGCGCGAAGGAGCGCGGGCTGGACGCGCTGGTGTACGCCCCGCATTTCACCCGCCTTCCGGACATCGAAGCCGCCGCGGACGCGTACTCCGACGACGACCTGACGGTGATCCCCGGCCGCGAGGTGTTCACCGGGGACTGGCGGAACCGTCAGCACCTGCTCGCGGTCGGCCTCACCGACCCGATCCCGGATTTCATCACGCTCGAAGGAGCGATCGCGGAACTGCGGCGCCAAGACGCGGCGGTGCTCGTCCCGCACCCGGAGTTTCTCAACGTCAGCCTCAGCGAGTCGTCGATCCGGCAGTACCGCGACGCGATCGACGGCGTCGAGACGTACAACCCGAAGATGACCGACCGCGGGAACCGGCGGGCACGCACCGTCGCGGTCCGGCAGGACCTGCCGCCGTATGGCTCGTCGTACGCGCACCGCGTGGCGACCGTCGGCGAGGCGTGGACGGCGTTCGACCGCGAGGCGCTTGACGGCGAGGTGACGGGCCAGTCGGTCGTCGCGGCGCTGCAGGGGGGCGCGCCCCGGCGCGTCGAGCACCGGCACGGGTTCGCCCACCGCCGCCGCCGGTTCGCCGAGCAGGCCCACCTCGCCTGGGAGAACACGTGGGGGAAGATAGACCGGGTGTTCCTCTCGGGGACGGAGCCGACGCATCCGCGCCACATCGCCTACGACGGCGCCTTCGACGACGTGGCGGCGTACTAG
- a CDS encoding sodium:calcium antiporter, with protein MTSRLRHPLAAVAVTTLLTFPWLGVYFTGGAESLGNVGTVAVSGLSVLAASFLLAWGAETAEKDVPRAFAIAVLAILAVAPEYAVDALYAWQAGQGRTGAGDLAVANMTGANRILIGLGWSGIALFSIYRAKASGDVAVEHNDGFLTDTVLLDRSIATEVCFLALATLWAFFVPMNGGIDALDMLILVGIYVVYIGIVIRGEPEEDEAHVGVPAYLQRTPARVRIPSVLVLFGYSGFLIFTAVEPFAHGLENIGIQYGIPEFFMIQWVAPLASESPELIVTAYLVNKARTTAAFNALISSKLNQWTLLIGTLGVVFSISQGAYGVLEFNQKQAAEIWITAAQSFFALAVLINFRISMREAVALLVLFVSQVLVEYLHIQGVVEFITTYDLLIAYTVLYIAIGLAMFATRLDDVRTVGRLAKADATNSQPAAESD; from the coding sequence ATGACCAGTCGGCTACGACATCCGCTCGCCGCCGTCGCAGTGACGACGCTGCTGACGTTCCCGTGGCTCGGCGTCTACTTCACCGGCGGCGCTGAATCGCTCGGCAACGTCGGAACCGTCGCCGTCAGCGGCCTCTCGGTCCTCGCGGCGTCGTTCCTGCTCGCCTGGGGAGCCGAGACGGCAGAGAAGGACGTGCCGCGCGCGTTCGCCATCGCGGTGCTCGCCATCCTCGCGGTCGCCCCGGAGTACGCGGTCGACGCGCTGTACGCCTGGCAGGCGGGGCAGGGCCGGACCGGCGCGGGCGACCTCGCGGTCGCCAACATGACCGGCGCGAACCGCATCCTCATCGGCCTCGGGTGGTCCGGCATCGCGCTGTTCTCGATCTACCGCGCGAAGGCCAGCGGGGACGTCGCCGTCGAGCACAACGACGGCTTCCTGACCGACACCGTTCTGCTGGACCGCAGCATCGCGACGGAGGTGTGTTTCCTCGCGCTGGCGACGCTGTGGGCCTTCTTCGTCCCGATGAACGGCGGCATCGACGCGCTCGACATGCTGATCCTCGTCGGCATCTACGTCGTCTACATCGGCATCGTGATACGCGGGGAACCGGAGGAGGACGAGGCCCACGTCGGCGTGCCGGCGTACCTCCAGCGGACGCCGGCGCGCGTCCGGATCCCCTCGGTGCTCGTGCTGTTTGGCTACTCCGGGTTCCTCATCTTCACGGCCGTCGAGCCGTTCGCTCACGGGCTGGAGAACATCGGCATCCAGTACGGCATCCCCGAGTTCTTCATGATCCAGTGGGTCGCGCCGCTCGCCAGCGAGAGCCCGGAGCTGATCGTGACCGCGTACCTCGTGAACAAGGCGCGGACGACCGCGGCGTTCAACGCGCTCATCTCCTCGAAGCTGAACCAGTGGACGCTGCTCATCGGGACGCTGGGCGTCGTCTTCAGCATCTCGCAGGGCGCGTACGGCGTGCTGGAGTTCAACCAGAAGCAGGCCGCCGAGATATGGATCACGGCCGCACAGAGCTTCTTCGCGCTCGCGGTGCTGATCAACTTCCGCATCTCGATGCGCGAGGCCGTCGCCCTGCTCGTCCTGTTCGTCTCGCAGGTGCTCGTCGAGTACCTGCACATCCAGGGCGTGGTGGAGTTCATCACCACGTACGACCTGCTGATCGCGTACACGGTCCTCTACATAGCCATCGGCCTCGCGATGTTCGCGACGCGCCTCGACGACGTCCGCACGGTCGGCAGGCTCGCGAAGGCCGACGCGACGAACAGCCAGCCCGCCGCCGAGTCCGACTGA
- a CDS encoding shikimate dehydrogenase encodes MQVFGLVGNPVGHSLSPPMHEAAYDALGIDARYVTFEPAKDEAEAAVRGADALGVAGLNVTIPFKQSVLDAVDPDGMAARIGAVNTVDFGGERPTGHNTDAEGARRALAEAGADLEGATAVVVGAGGAGRAVAFGLSDAGASVRVANRTESTAHDLADAVPGASGHGLDALADLLGDADVLVNATSVGMEENATPVPADALHGGLTVLDAVYTPLETRLLRDAAAAGATTVDGARMLLYQGAAAFERWTGRDAPVAAMDDALRSQL; translated from the coding sequence ATGCAGGTGTTCGGACTGGTCGGCAACCCCGTCGGTCACTCGCTGTCGCCGCCGATGCATGAGGCGGCCTACGATGCGCTCGGGATAGACGCCCGCTACGTCACGTTCGAACCGGCGAAAGACGAGGCCGAAGCGGCGGTCCGCGGAGCCGACGCGCTCGGCGTCGCGGGGCTGAACGTCACGATCCCGTTCAAGCAGTCCGTGCTGGACGCCGTCGACCCGGACGGGATGGCGGCGCGGATCGGCGCGGTGAACACGGTCGACTTCGGCGGCGAGCGCCCGACCGGCCACAACACCGACGCCGAGGGGGCACGCCGGGCGCTCGCCGAGGCCGGAGCCGACCTGGAGGGCGCGACCGCCGTCGTCGTCGGCGCGGGCGGCGCGGGGCGCGCGGTGGCGTTCGGGCTCTCGGACGCCGGCGCGAGCGTCAGAGTCGCAAACCGCACGGAATCGACGGCACACGACCTGGCGGACGCCGTGCCGGGCGCGTCCGGTCACGGCCTCGACGCGCTGGCCGACCTGCTCGGGGACGCCGACGTGCTCGTCAACGCGACGAGCGTCGGGATGGAGGAAAACGCCACGCCGGTGCCCGCCGACGCGCTCCACGGCGGCCTGACGGTGCTCGACGCCGTCTACACGCCGCTTGAGACGCGCCTGCTGCGTGACGCCGCCGCGGCCGGCGCGACGACGGTCGACGGCGCGCGGATGTTGCTGTACCAGGGCGCGGCCGCGTTCGAGCGGTGGACCGGCCGCGACGCGCCGGTCGCCGCGATGGACGACGCGCTCCGCTCGCAGCTCTGA
- a CDS encoding DUF7839 domain-containing protein yields the protein MADVLENKRAATRFRILVEIADRQPAVSQGEIADAVGVTSQAVSEYIRELVDDALVEKEGRSRYRVTKEGVDWLLREATDVRRFADHVTDDILGSVGEDAAVATDRIAEGDAVTLSLVDGLLHATPGEAGPATGVATTDAEAGGDVGVTGFEGIIDLDPGSVTVLQVPPVRSGGSGAVDADALAAACADAGVVTASGVEAVVALDRAGVDPDTTFAAGEVAADAAGRGIDPVVVATADRVGRVTDALRDADASYEVTDAA from the coding sequence ATGGCCGACGTCCTCGAGAACAAACGCGCCGCGACGCGGTTTCGCATCCTCGTCGAGATCGCCGACCGGCAGCCCGCCGTGAGCCAGGGGGAGATCGCCGACGCCGTCGGCGTCACCAGCCAGGCCGTCAGCGAGTACATCCGCGAACTGGTCGACGACGCGCTCGTCGAGAAGGAGGGGCGGTCGCGCTACCGCGTCACCAAGGAGGGCGTCGACTGGCTCCTCCGGGAGGCGACCGACGTCCGGCGCTTCGCCGACCACGTCACCGACGACATCCTCGGGAGCGTCGGGGAGGACGCCGCCGTCGCGACCGACCGCATCGCGGAGGGCGACGCCGTGACGCTCTCGCTCGTCGACGGCCTGCTCCACGCGACCCCCGGCGAGGCGGGACCGGCGACCGGCGTCGCGACGACCGACGCCGAGGCGGGCGGCGACGTGGGCGTCACCGGCTTCGAGGGGATCATCGACCTGGACCCCGGCTCGGTCACCGTGTTGCAGGTGCCGCCGGTGCGCTCGGGCGGGAGCGGGGCCGTCGACGCCGACGCGCTCGCGGCGGCCTGTGCCGACGCCGGCGTCGTCACCGCGTCGGGCGTCGAGGCGGTCGTCGCGCTGGACCGGGCCGGCGTCGACCCGGACACGACGTTCGCCGCGGGCGAGGTTGCGGCCGACGCCGCCGGGCGGGGGATCGACCCCGTCGTCGTCGCCACCGCGGACAGGGTCGGCCGGGTGACCGACGCGCTGCGGGACGCCGACGCGTCGTACGAAGTGACGGACGCCGCGTAG
- a CDS encoding transcription elongation factor Spt5 encodes MPIYAVKTTASQERTVADMIMNREEDDIHAALAPDSLTSYVMVEAENDGIISRVLEEIPHARSMVPGESGISEVEHFLSPKPDVEGIAEGDIVELIAGPFKGEKAQVQRIDEGKDQVTVELYEATVPIPVTVRGDQIRVLDSEER; translated from the coding sequence ATGCCGATCTACGCAGTCAAAACCACGGCGAGCCAGGAGCGCACCGTCGCGGACATGATCATGAACCGCGAGGAGGACGACATCCACGCCGCGCTGGCGCCCGACTCGCTGACGAGCTACGTGATGGTCGAGGCCGAGAACGACGGGATCATCTCCCGCGTGCTGGAGGAGATCCCCCACGCCCGCAGCATGGTCCCCGGCGAGAGCGGTATCTCGGAGGTCGAGCACTTCCTCTCGCCCAAGCCCGACGTCGAGGGGATCGCCGAGGGCGACATCGTCGAACTCATCGCCGGTCCGTTCAAGGGCGAGAAGGCGCAGGTCCAGCGCATCGACGAGGGCAAGGACCAGGTCACCGTCGAACTGTACGAGGCGACGGTTCCGATCCCGGTCACCGTGCGCGGCGACCAGATCCGCGTGCTGGATAGCGAGGAACGCTGA
- a CDS encoding DUF7565 family protein gives MAWECGIDGCGEQFADAESAIVHQTNDHERRECKVCGVVVPDGYLAIRHAFDEHTRAEYVRAYGADSEAVRQREQVKEAIEAEADLQQVVDRLNEEGTA, from the coding sequence ATGGCCTGGGAATGCGGCATCGACGGGTGCGGGGAGCAGTTCGCCGACGCGGAGAGCGCCATCGTCCACCAGACGAACGACCACGAGCGCCGCGAGTGCAAGGTGTGTGGCGTCGTCGTGCCGGACGGCTACCTCGCCATCCGCCACGCGTTCGACGAGCACACCCGCGCCGAGTACGTCCGCGCGTACGGCGCGGACTCCGAGGCGGTCCGCCAGCGCGAGCAGGTCAAGGAGGCGATAGAGGCCGAGGCCGACCTCCAGCAGGTCGTCGACCGACTGAACGAGGAAGGGACCGCGTAG
- a CDS encoding aminotransferase class IV — protein MQYHVDGELVPADEATVSVRDRGFRYGDAAFETVRAYGGEVFEWSAHLDRLHRTCETLGIDHGVSDADLRVRVQEVLDANGLDDAAVRLSITRGDRPGTLTPGPAADPTVVVVAEELPRGGVEGTPVWDDPAALQTVKTRKPADAALPADAKTHSYLNGVLARNELTDGDEALLRGPDGHVAQGAASNLFFVDDRGLHTPSEELPVLPGVTRSVVSDLVRSETDVPLHAGRYDPADVREADEAFLTNTRWEVRPVATVDGIEVGGGPVTQLLTMLFDRLVERRHY, from the coding sequence ATGCAGTATCACGTAGACGGCGAACTCGTCCCGGCCGACGAGGCGACGGTGAGCGTCCGCGACCGGGGGTTCCGGTACGGCGACGCGGCGTTCGAGACGGTGCGGGCGTACGGCGGCGAGGTGTTCGAGTGGTCCGCCCACCTCGACCGCCTCCACCGCACCTGCGAGACGCTCGGCATCGACCACGGCGTCTCCGACGCCGACCTGCGGGTGCGCGTCCAGGAGGTGCTCGACGCGAACGGCCTCGACGACGCGGCCGTCCGTCTCTCTATCACCCGCGGCGACCGGCCCGGGACGCTGACGCCCGGCCCGGCGGCCGACCCGACGGTCGTAGTCGTCGCGGAGGAACTCCCGCGGGGCGGCGTCGAGGGGACGCCGGTCTGGGACGATCCCGCGGCCCTCCAGACGGTTAAGACCCGGAAGCCGGCGGACGCGGCGCTGCCCGCGGACGCCAAGACCCACAGCTACCTGAACGGGGTACTCGCCCGGAACGAACTCACGGACGGCGACGAGGCGCTGCTCCGGGGGCCGGACGGCCACGTCGCGCAGGGCGCGGCGAGCAACCTGTTTTTCGTCGACGACCGCGGCCTCCACACGCCGAGCGAGGAACTGCCGGTCCTGCCCGGCGTGACGCGCTCGGTCGTTTCCGACCTCGTTCGGTCGGAGACGGACGTCCCGCTCCACGCCGGCCGCTACGACCCGGCGGACGTGCGCGAGGCCGACGAGGCGTTCCTGACGAACACGAGGTGGGAGGTCCGCCCGGTCGCGACCGTCGACGGCATCGAGGTGGGCGGCGGCCCGGTGACGCAGTTGCTGACGATGCTGTTCGACCGCCTCGTCGAACGCCGGCACTACTGA
- the ftsZ gene encoding cell division protein FtsZ: MDSIVDEAIDEAEEEGAADPRDPAAHDDVNATGKMTDDELKDVLEDLQTNITVVGCGGAGGNTVDRMAEEGIHGAKLVAANTDVQHLVGIEADTKILMGEQKTEGRGAGSLPQVGEEAALESQDEIMDSIEGSDMVFVTAGLGGGTGTGSAPVVAKAARESGALTISIVTTPFTAEGEVRRTNAEAGLERLRDVSDTVIVVPNDRLLDSVGKLPVRQAFKVADEVLMRSVKGITELITKPGLVNLDFADVRTVMERGGVAMIGLGESDSDAKAQDSVKTALRSPLLDVDISGANSALVNVTGGNDMSIEEAEGVVEEIYDRIDPDARIIWGTSIDETLEGSMRTMIVVTGVESPQIYGRNEAAQEQASQRAEDIDYVE; encoded by the coding sequence ATGGATTCGATCGTAGACGAGGCAATCGACGAGGCCGAGGAGGAGGGGGCGGCTGACCCGCGGGACCCGGCGGCCCACGACGACGTGAACGCGACGGGGAAGATGACGGACGACGAGCTGAAGGACGTCCTCGAGGACCTCCAGACGAACATCACGGTCGTCGGCTGCGGCGGCGCGGGCGGCAACACCGTCGACCGGATGGCCGAGGAGGGCATCCACGGTGCGAAGCTCGTGGCGGCGAACACTGACGTCCAGCACCTGGTCGGCATCGAGGCCGACACGAAGATCCTGATGGGCGAACAGAAGACCGAGGGCCGCGGGGCCGGTTCGCTCCCGCAGGTCGGCGAGGAGGCCGCCCTCGAATCGCAGGACGAGATCATGGACTCCATCGAGGGCTCGGACATGGTCTTCGTCACGGCCGGCCTCGGCGGCGGCACCGGCACCGGCTCCGCCCCGGTCGTCGCCAAGGCGGCCCGCGAGTCCGGCGCGCTCACTATCTCCATCGTCACGACGCCCTTTACCGCCGAGGGCGAGGTCCGCCGCACCAACGCGGAGGCCGGCCTGGAGCGCCTGCGCGACGTGAGCGACACGGTCATCGTCGTGCCGAACGACCGCCTGCTTGACTCCGTGGGCAAACTGCCCGTCCGGCAGGCGTTCAAGGTGGCCGACGAGGTGCTGATGCGCTCGGTCAAGGGGATCACCGAACTCATCACCAAGCCCGGCCTCGTCAACCTCGACTTCGCCGACGTCCGCACCGTGATGGAGCGGGGCGGCGTCGCGATGATCGGCCTCGGTGAGTCCGACTCCGACGCGAAGGCCCAGGACTCCGTGAAGACGGCGCTGCGCTCGCCGCTGCTCGACGTGGACATCTCCGGCGCGAACTCCGCGCTGGTCAACGTCACCGGCGGCAACGACATGTCCATCGAGGAGGCGGAGGGCGTCGTCGAGGAGATATACGACCGGATCGACCCCGACGCCCGGATCATCTGGGGCACCTCCATCGACGAGACCCTGGAGGGGTCGATGCGGACGATGATCGTCGTCACCGGCGTCGAGTCGCCCCAGATCTACGGCCGCAACGAGGCCGCACAGGAGCAGGCGTCCCAGCGCGCCGAGGACATCGACTACGTCGAATAG
- a CDS encoding J domain-containing protein yields the protein MSDWLWSLPNWLVVGLAIGGAFTLVAAGVFAAGARLFPASREYTADASDGFTGESKRRAEIREYLQRIDEPYAEDHFVEGQHVAFYLPRRGVAVTFDAQAYFRIEGSATHAVLIEHEMPGVHLGERLPFETPELTLETDEHDPVAAAFDTLGLPPDATADDVKSAYRDRVKDVHPDHGGDEESFRRVREAYALASEHSGTT from the coding sequence GTGTCCGACTGGCTCTGGTCGCTGCCGAACTGGCTGGTCGTCGGCCTGGCGATCGGCGGGGCGTTCACGCTCGTCGCCGCGGGCGTGTTCGCCGCAGGTGCCCGACTGTTCCCGGCGTCCCGGGAGTACACGGCCGACGCGAGCGACGGCTTCACCGGCGAGAGCAAGCGCCGCGCGGAGATCCGCGAGTACCTCCAGCGGATCGACGAGCCGTACGCGGAGGACCACTTCGTCGAGGGGCAACACGTCGCCTTCTACCTGCCGCGGCGCGGCGTCGCGGTGACGTTCGACGCGCAGGCGTACTTCCGGATCGAGGGGTCGGCGACCCACGCCGTGCTCATCGAACACGAGATGCCCGGCGTCCACCTCGGGGAGCGACTGCCGTTCGAGACGCCGGAACTGACCCTCGAAACTGACGAACACGACCCGGTCGCCGCCGCGTTCGACACGCTCGGCCTCCCGCCCGACGCCACCGCGGACGACGTCAAGTCGGCGTACCGCGACCGCGTCAAGGACGTCCACCCGGACCACGGCGGCGACGAGGAGTCGTTCCGGCGGGTGCGGGAGGCGTACGCGCTCGCCAGCGAACACTCGGGGACGACCTGA
- the artA gene encoding archaeosortase A translates to MIALSVADAFAPLAAVSDALAWVVVAAFVLASALTWAGRRTVARYVASGTWGLFGVFWLSVFPTFWFEMRSLIEGTLSLVAVPACIYTGYLLYDGRESLLTLSHAVGAMGLIYLPAETIPLFRRFLVETVAGQTYAVITALGYSPELVPVDKDVAVQGYLSMFVFEDGAGHTYTTHIVTACTGIGSMAIFGGLIAAVRAPVRRKAKALGLAVAIIWVLNVARNVFIAVAFGNQWFQQDALVYVATEFAGYQDPNLTSFFIADRVISQSLSVVALVGITWLVVRELPELLDVIEEALFVLTGTEYDLAEALGQPVRADGGE, encoded by the coding sequence GTGATCGCCCTCTCCGTCGCCGACGCCTTCGCCCCCCTCGCGGCCGTCTCCGACGCGCTCGCCTGGGTCGTGGTCGCGGCATTCGTGCTCGCGTCCGCGCTCACCTGGGCCGGCCGCCGGACGGTCGCCCGCTACGTCGCCAGCGGGACGTGGGGCCTGTTCGGCGTCTTCTGGCTCTCCGTGTTCCCGACGTTCTGGTTCGAGATGCGCAGCCTCATCGAGGGGACGCTCTCGCTCGTTGCCGTCCCCGCCTGCATCTACACCGGCTACCTGCTGTACGACGGCCGGGAGTCGCTGCTGACCCTTTCCCACGCCGTCGGGGCGATGGGTCTCATCTACCTGCCGGCCGAGACGATCCCGCTCTTCCGGCGGTTCCTCGTCGAGACTGTCGCGGGCCAGACGTACGCCGTCATCACGGCGCTTGGCTACTCCCCGGAACTCGTCCCCGTCGACAAGGACGTCGCCGTGCAGGGGTATCTGAGCATGTTCGTCTTCGAGGACGGCGCTGGCCACACGTACACGACCCACATCGTCACCGCCTGCACCGGCATCGGGAGCATGGCCATCTTCGGCGGGCTGATCGCCGCGGTGCGTGCGCCGGTGCGCCGGAAGGCGAAGGCGCTCGGGCTCGCGGTGGCCATCATCTGGGTGCTGAACGTCGCCCGCAACGTGTTCATCGCCGTCGCGTTCGGCAACCAGTGGTTCCAGCAGGACGCGCTCGTGTACGTCGCCACGGAGTTCGCCGGCTACCAGGACCCGAACCTCACCTCTTTCTTCATCGCCGACCGCGTGATCAGCCAGAGCCTCTCGGTCGTCGCCCTGGTCGGGATCACGTGGCTCGTCGTCCGCGAACTCCCCGAACTGCTCGACGTGATCGAGGAGGCGCTGTTCGTGCTGACGGGCACGGAGTACGACCTCGCCGAGGCGCTCGGCCAGCCGGTCCGGGCCGACGGCGGCGAGTGA
- a CDS encoding helix-hairpin-helix domain-containing protein produces the protein MVLKKLKSLLGFDDDDDADRQRDIGVTVEREPAESPDAETEAAVKGTDTATEPDDADADELDDTDEQDDADEADDESDEAASEPEVEEEPEEAEDDSEDDEADAEGEPAETEDEDEAEADAEPTGDPVDEIKGIGPAYAERLADAGVETIPQLAEADAESLAEETDLSPKRVGEWIERAKVR, from the coding sequence ATGGTACTGAAAAAGCTGAAATCGTTGCTGGGGTTCGACGACGACGACGATGCCGACCGGCAGCGCGACATCGGCGTGACGGTCGAGCGCGAGCCGGCGGAGTCGCCGGACGCCGAGACGGAAGCGGCGGTGAAAGGGACGGACACGGCGACCGAACCGGACGACGCCGACGCCGACGAACTGGATGATACCGACGAGCAGGACGACGCCGACGAGGCGGACGACGAGTCCGACGAAGCGGCGTCCGAGCCGGAGGTCGAGGAGGAACCGGAAGAGGCGGAGGACGACTCCGAGGATGACGAGGCGGACGCAGAGGGGGAGCCCGCCGAGACAGAGGACGAGGACGAGGCGGAGGCCGACGCGGAGCCGACCGGCGACCCCGTCGACGAGATCAAGGGCATCGGCCCGGCCTACGCGGAACGGCTGGCCGACGCCGGCGTCGAGACGATACCGCAACTGGCGGAGGCCGACGCCGAGTCCCTGGCCGAGGAGACCGACCTCTCCCCGAAGCGCGTCGGCGAGTGGATCGAGCGGGCGAAGGTCCGGTAA
- a CDS encoding D-aminoacyl-tRNA deacylase translates to MIAIVVSRADSASEHLGEHLLELADWDRLTDDARPDAAGGGEYHRTDGFELRTFDDLHLHVDDAAAAFDDPDLLVFASRHSGETGPLLTAHFTGNFGPAEYGGESGDLAAACPNAHAEVVAAFAEHAPDGYDAGMECTHHGPSRVGVPSMFVELGSDEAQWADPEGARAVARAILDLRGVAPDRERTLVGFGGGHYGPRFTRIVRETDWAVGHIAADWCLDAMGDPAANREVVRRAFERSGASYAVLDGDYPDLERVVADLGYRVVSETWVREVDDRPLDAVEAVEDALTTVDDGLRFGDRSAADGFDVVSLPADLVDEAQGIDQAAARAAVAGETVAFETSENGNRLGAGAAVPADGSRDAVVDALVAVLAEGYDEVGREDGAVVAQETAFDPSLAREAGVPEGPAFGKLSAGESVTVDGETIRPADVRTERTRRFDL, encoded by the coding sequence GTGATAGCGATCGTCGTCAGCCGCGCCGACTCGGCCTCCGAGCACCTCGGCGAGCATCTGCTGGAACTGGCCGACTGGGACCGCCTGACCGACGACGCCCGCCCCGATGCCGCGGGCGGCGGCGAGTACCACCGGACCGACGGCTTCGAACTGCGGACGTTCGACGACCTCCACCTGCACGTCGACGACGCGGCCGCGGCGTTCGACGACCCGGACCTCCTCGTGTTCGCGTCGCGCCACTCCGGGGAGACCGGGCCGCTGCTGACGGCCCACTTCACCGGGAACTTCGGCCCCGCGGAGTACGGCGGGGAGTCCGGCGACCTCGCGGCGGCCTGCCCGAACGCCCACGCCGAGGTGGTCGCCGCCTTCGCCGAGCACGCGCCCGACGGCTACGACGCCGGGATGGAGTGTACCCACCACGGCCCCAGCCGGGTCGGCGTCCCGTCGATGTTCGTCGAACTGGGAAGCGACGAGGCACAGTGGGCCGACCCCGAGGGGGCGCGCGCCGTCGCCCGGGCCATCCTCGACCTGCGGGGCGTCGCCCCCGACCGCGAGCGCACGCTCGTCGGGTTCGGCGGCGGCCACTACGGGCCGCGGTTCACCCGCATCGTCCGGGAGACCGACTGGGCCGTCGGCCACATCGCTGCCGACTGGTGTCTCGACGCGATGGGCGACCCCGCGGCGAACCGCGAGGTGGTCCGGCGCGCGTTCGAGCGAAGCGGCGCGTCGTACGCGGTCCTCGACGGCGACTACCCCGACCTGGAGCGCGTCGTCGCCGACCTTGGCTACCGCGTCGTGAGCGAGACGTGGGTCCGGGAGGTCGACGACCGGCCGCTCGACGCCGTCGAGGCGGTCGAGGACGCGCTGACGACGGTCGACGACGGCCTGCGGTTCGGCGACCGGTCGGCGGCCGACGGGTTCGACGTCGTCTCCCTGCCAGCGGACCTGGTCGACGAGGCCCAGGGGATCGACCAAGCGGCGGCACGCGCAGCGGTCGCCGGCGAGACCGTCGCGTTCGAGACGAGCGAGAACGGCAACCGCCTCGGCGCGGGCGCGGCCGTCCCCGCCGACGGGAGCCGCGACGCCGTCGTCGACGCGCTGGTCGCGGTGCTGGCCGAGGGGTACGACGAGGTGGGCCGCGAGGACGGCGCGGTCGTCGCGCAGGAGACGGCGTTCGACCCGTCGCTGGCCCGCGAGGCCGGCGTCCCCGAGGGGCCGGCGTTCGGGAAGCTCTCGGCCGGCGAGTCGGTCACCGTCGACGGCGAGACGATACGGCCCGCTGACGTCCGCACGGAGCGAACGCGCCGTTTCGACCTCTAG